The following proteins are co-located in the Haliotis asinina isolate JCU_RB_2024 chromosome 13, JCU_Hal_asi_v2, whole genome shotgun sequence genome:
- the LOC137259347 gene encoding ankyrin-3-like: MVAAVAGHRELLELLVEKGANVSLLDVEDNNILHVVCMEGNLEIVKYIYSRKIIDIDSRGGNGTTPLLSAALFGKMDVYCFLMKIGADMSKENDDGENILHMACQGGNVKIVKYILTQNIVDINGNDDNKMTPFLLAAYHGNSDVLELLVQKGANTLAVNRKRRNSLHLSCTGGHVDAAKCVLNQTSVDINSKDCEEMTPVMLAASHGKSEVFDMLMKKGADLSVIDKNGENILHCACRGGNVEIVNYILMQNIVDINSKEYKEKTPVMLAASHGKNEVFDILMKKGADLSVTDENGDNILHWACRGGNVKIVNYVLKRNTLDINGKGHEEKTPLMLAASHGKNEVFNILMKTGADLSVIDENGHNILHSACRGGNVNIVSYILIQSSLDINSKCDDETTPVMHAAAQGKNEVFDILVKNGANLSDTDVDGSNILHWACRGGNAKIVNYILIRNIADINSNNGDGETPVLLAACHGRREVFDVLVVNGANLSVVDKNGDNILHFACSGKDEKIVQHVLELHIVDINCRTTTGMTPLMIAADHNAHDVFKLLLDSGGDPSVVNSDGNNAFYFACSTADGEIVKNLLKLDSVDINCRGSGGMTPLLLAARYNTHDVFELLLENGADPSLVNGDGNNVLHLACMVNDEEIVKHILELHLVDINSRGFNNMTPLLLSAEHSAFDVFEMLLDNGADPSVVDSDGNNVLHLACAKNKNEHFIKYVLSRNIVDVTSRNKLGMNATEIASSHGNLRITRLLLQASQSERE, encoded by the coding sequence ATGGTAGCGGCAGTAGCAGGACACAGAGAATTACTGGAGTTACTAGTGGAGAAAGGTGCAAATGTGTCCCTTCTGGATGTTGAGGATAACAATATCTTACACGTTGTCTGCATGGAGGGAAACTTGGAGATAGTGAAGTACATCTACTCAAGGAAAATCATAGACATTGACAGTAGGGGAGGAAACGGGACAACACCATTGTTGTCAGCAGCACTGTTTGGGAAGATGGACGTGTATTGTTTCCTTATGAAGATAGGAGCTGATATGTCAAAAGAGAATGATGATGGTGAAAATATCCTCCATATGGCCTGTCAAGGGGGTAATGTGAAGATAGTGAAATATATCCTGACAcaaaacattgttgacattAACGGCAACGATGACAATAAGATGACACCATTCTTGTTAGCAGCTTATCATGGAAACAGTGATGTGCTTGAGTTATTGGTACAAAAAGGTGCTAATACTTTAGCAGTGAATCGAAAAAGAAGAAACAGTCTTCATCTTTCATGCACTGGTGGACATGTGGATGCAGCAAAATGTGTCCTGAATCAAACCAGCGTGGACATAAATAGTAAAGACTGTGAAGAAATGACTCCAGTGATGCTTGCAGCATCTCATGGGAAAAGCGAAGTATTTGATATGCTGATGAAGaaaggagctgatctgtcagtaaTTGACAAGAACGGCGAGAACATCCTTCACTGTGCCTGTCGAGGAGGAAATGTTGAGATAGTGAATTATATCCTGATGcaaaacattgtggatataaaTAGTAAAGAATACAAAGAGAAGACACCTGTGATGCTTGCAGCATCTCATGGGAAAAACGAAGTATTTGATATACTGATGAAGAAAGGGGCTGATCTGTCAGTAACTGACGAGAAcggtgacaacatccttcactgggCCTGTCGAGGAGGGAATGTTAAGATAGTGAATTATGTCCTTAAACGAAACACTTTGGATATAAATGGTAAAGGACATGAAGAAAAGACACCATTGATGCTTGCAGCATCTCATGGGAAAAACGAAGTATTCAATATACTTATGAAAACAGGAGCTGATCTTTCAGTAATTGATGAGAATGgtcacaacatccttcactcTGCCTGTCGAGGAGGAAATGTCAACATAGTGAGTTATATTCTCATACAAAGTAGCCTGGATATAAATAGTAAATGCGACGATGAAACGACTCCAGTGATGCATGCAGCAGCTCAAGGGAAAAACGAAGTGTTCGATATTCTCGTGAAAAACGGAGCTAATCTGTCGGATACTGACGTGGACGGTAGCAACATTCTTCACTGGGCTTGTCGAGGAGGAAACGCTAAGATAGTGAACTATATTCTGATTCGAAACATTGCAGATATAAACAGTAATAATGGTGACGGAGAGACACCAGTGCTACTTGCTGCATGTCATGGAAGAAGGGAAGTATTTGATGTTCTGGTGGTAAATGGAGCTAATCTGTCAGTGGTTGACAAgaatggtgacaacatccttcatttcGCCTGTTCTGGAAAAGATGAGAAGATCGTGCAACATGTTCTCGAGCTACACATTGTGGACATAAACTGTAGAACAACTACCGGGATGACACCACTGATGATAGCAGCAGACCACAATGCACACGATGTGTTTAAATTGCTACTAGACAGCGGAGGGGATCCTTCAGTAGTAAATAGTGATGGTAACAACGCCTTTTATTTCGCCTGTAGCACAGCCGATGGGGAGATAGTGAAGAATCTCCTCAAGCTAGACAGTGTGGACATAAATTGTAGAGGATCTGGCGGTATGACGCCACTGTTGTTAGCAGCAAGATACAATACACACGATGTTTTTGAATTGCTACTAGAGAACGGAGCGGATCCTTCACTAGTAAATGGTGATGGCAACAATGTCCTTCATCTCGCCTGTATGGTAAACGATGAGGAGATAGTGAAGCACATTCTAGAGCTACACCTTGTGGACATAAACAGTAGAGGATTTAACAACATGACACCACTGCTGCTATCAGCAGAACACAGTGCATTTGATGTGTTTGAAATGCTACTAGACAATGGCGCGGATCCTTCAGTAGTAGATAGTGATGGTAACAACGTCCTTCATTTGGCCTgcgcaaaaaataaaaatgagcACTTTATTAAATATGTACTGTCACGGAATATCGTAGATGTTACCTCTAGAAACAAGCTGGGCATGAATGCAACCGAGATTGCAAGTTCACATGGTAACTTGCGCATAACAAGGTTACTGTTACAAGCCTCCCAGTCAGAACGTGAGTGA